In the genome of Allorhizobium ampelinum S4, one region contains:
- the traF gene encoding conjugative transfer signal peptidase TraF, whose amino-acid sequence MSKRVVIRFLGVAGLVLSGATVMGLIGGYRLNVTPSEPLGLWRVEKLRRPVQAGDLVFVCPPQNAFFEEAWLRGYLRSGLCPGWFAPLIKSVLALPGQRVEITDRIVVDGHPVSASTVSATDSEGRAIAPFAGGVVPPGFLVLHSSFASSYDSRYFGPIPDSGLLGLAKPVFTFDR is encoded by the coding sequence ATGAGCAAACGCGTTGTCATCCGGTTTCTCGGTGTCGCGGGCCTCGTCTTGAGCGGCGCCACCGTCATGGGGCTCATCGGTGGTTATCGACTGAACGTCACGCCGAGCGAACCCCTTGGGCTCTGGCGTGTGGAAAAGCTCCGACGCCCGGTTCAGGCCGGCGATCTGGTGTTTGTCTGCCCGCCGCAAAACGCCTTCTTCGAGGAAGCGTGGCTACGCGGCTATCTCCGGTCCGGGCTCTGCCCAGGTTGGTTCGCGCCGCTCATAAAGTCCGTTCTGGCGCTTCCCGGTCAGCGCGTCGAAATCACTGACCGGATTGTCGTCGACGGTCATCCCGTATCGGCTTCCACTGTCAGCGCGACGGACAGTGAGGGCAGGGCGATCGCGCCCTTCGCCGGCGGCGTCGTGCCACCAGGATTTCTAGTTCTCCATTCTTCCTTTGCGAGTTCCTATGACTCACGATACTTCGGCCCGATCCCGGACAGCGGTCTTCTCGGCCTGGCGAAACCGGTGTTCACCTTCGACCGGTGA
- the traA gene encoding Ti-type conjugative transfer relaxase TraA produces the protein MAIAHFSASIISRGDGRSVVLSAAYRHCAKMEYEREASTIDYTRKQGLLHEEFMLPADAPKWAKALIADRSVSGAVEAFWNKVEAFEKRSDAQLARDLTIALPLELTPEQNIALVRDFVEKHILGKGMVADWVYHDNPGNPHIHLMTTLRPLTEDGFGAKKVAVIGEDGQLVRTKSGKILYELWAGSTDDFNALRDGWFERLNHHLALGGIDLRIDGRSYKKQAIELEPTIHLGVGAKAIARKAEQQGVRPELERIELNEERRSENTRRILKNPAIVLDLIMREKSVFDERDVAKVLHRYVDDPAVFQQLMLRIILNPEVLRLQRDTIEFATGEKVPARYSTRAMIRLEATMARQAMWLSDKETHAVSTVVLAATFGRHGRLSEEQKAAIECIAGPARIAAVVGRAGAGKTTMMKAAREAWELAGYRVVGGALAGKAAEGLEKEAGIESRTLSSWELRWNRGRDVLDNKTVFVMDEAGMVASKQMAGFVDAVVRAGAKIVLVGDPEQLQPIEAGAAFRAIVDRIGYAELETIYRQREDWMRKASLDLARGNVEKALALYNANARIVGERLKAEAVERLIADWNRGYDQTKTTLILAHLRRDVRMLNVMAREKLVERGIVGEGHVFRTADGERRYDAGDQIVFLKNETSLGVKNGMIGHVVEAEPNRIVAVVGDRDHRRHVVVEQRFYSNLDHGYATTIHKSQGATVDRVKVLASLSLDRHLTYVAMTRHREDLQLYYGRRSFAFNGGLAKVLSRKNAKETTLDYERGKLYREALRFAENRGLHIMQVARTMLRDRLDWTLRQKTKVSDLVHRLRALGERLGLDQSPKTQTMKEAAPMVAGIKTFSGSVADTVGDKLGADPTLKQQWEEVSVRFRYVFADPETAFRAINFDTVLADKEAAKAVLQKLEAEPASIGALKGKTGILASKTEREARRVAEVNVPALKRDLEQYLRMRETATLRIVTEEQALRQRVSVDIPALSPAARVVLERVRDAIDRNDLPAALGYALSNRETKLEIDGFNQAVTERFGERTLLSNVAREPSGKLYEKLAEGMKPEQKEQLKQAWPIMRTAQQLAAHERTVQSLKQAEELRQTLRQAPVLKQ, from the coding sequence GTGGCCATCGCCCACTTCTCAGCCAGCATCATCAGCCGCGGCGACGGCCGCAGCGTGGTGCTGTCTGCGGCCTACCGGCACTGCGCGAAGATGGAATACGAGCGTGAAGCCAGCACCATCGACTACACGCGCAAGCAGGGTTTGCTGCATGAGGAGTTCATGCTTCCTGCCGATGCCCCGAAATGGGCGAAAGCGCTCATTGCGGATCGCTCTGTTTCCGGCGCCGTCGAAGCCTTCTGGAACAAGGTCGAGGCTTTCGAAAAACGCTCCGACGCGCAGCTGGCCCGCGACCTGACGATTGCACTGCCGCTGGAGCTTACACCCGAGCAGAACATCGCCCTGGTCCGTGATTTCGTGGAGAAACATATCCTGGGGAAGGGCATGGTCGCCGACTGGGTCTATCACGACAATCCCGGCAATCCGCACATCCACCTGATGACCACATTGCGGCCGCTGACCGAGGACGGATTCGGGGCCAAGAAGGTAGCGGTCATTGGTGAGGACGGCCAGCTGGTTCGCACGAAATCCGGCAAAATCCTCTACGAACTCTGGGCCGGTTCGACGGACGATTTCAACGCCCTGCGCGACGGCTGGTTCGAACGGCTGAACCACCATCTGGCCCTCGGCGGCATCGATCTCAGGATCGATGGCCGTTCCTACAAAAAGCAGGCCATCGAGCTCGAGCCGACCATTCATCTAGGCGTAGGCGCCAAGGCAATCGCGCGGAAAGCGGAACAACAGGGTGTTCGGCCGGAGCTCGAAAGGATCGAACTGAACGAAGAACGCCGCTCGGAAAACACCCGCCGCATCCTCAAAAATCCAGCCATCGTGCTCGACCTGATCATGCGGGAAAAGAGCGTCTTCGATGAACGCGATGTCGCGAAAGTGCTGCACCGCTATGTCGACGATCCCGCCGTCTTCCAGCAGCTGATGTTGCGCATCATCCTGAATCCGGAGGTGCTACGGCTGCAGCGCGACACGATCGAGTTCGCGACCGGAGAGAAAGTGCCGGCGCGCTATTCGACACGGGCGATGATCCGGCTGGAAGCGACGATGGCGCGACAGGCGATGTGGCTGTCGGACAAGGAAACGCATGCCGTTTCCACGGTGGTGCTCGCAGCGACGTTTGGGCGGCATGGGCGGCTGTCGGAGGAACAGAAAGCAGCCATCGAGTGCATCGCCGGTCCGGCCCGCATCGCCGCGGTCGTCGGACGCGCGGGTGCTGGTAAGACCACGATGATGAAGGCGGCGCGGGAGGCGTGGGAGCTGGCCGGATATCGTGTCGTCGGTGGCGCGCTCGCCGGCAAAGCGGCGGAAGGTCTGGAGAAGGAAGCCGGCATCGAGAGCCGCACGCTCTCCTCCTGGGAGCTGCGCTGGAACCGCGGTCGTGACGTGCTCGACAATAAAACCGTCTTCGTCATGGACGAGGCCGGCATGGTGGCCTCGAAACAGATGGCGGGCTTTGTCGATGCCGTCGTCAGGGCAGGGGCAAAGATCGTGCTAGTCGGCGATCCCGAGCAGCTTCAGCCGATCGAAGCGGGGGCCGCTTTCCGCGCCATTGTCGATCGGATTGGTTACGCTGAACTCGAAACGATCTATCGCCAGCGCGAGGACTGGATGCGCAAGGCGTCGCTCGATCTGGCGCGCGGCAATGTCGAGAAGGCGTTGGCGCTCTACAATGCCAATGCGAGAATTGTTGGCGAACGTCTGAAGGCGGAAGCGGTTGAGCGCCTGATCGCCGACTGGAACCGTGGTTACGATCAGACGAAGACGACATTGATCCTCGCCCATCTGCGCCGCGACGTGCGCATGCTCAACGTCATGGCGCGCGAGAAGCTGGTCGAGCGCGGCATCGTCGGCGAGGGCCACGTCTTCAGAACGGCTGACGGCGAACGCCGTTACGACGCAGGCGATCAGATCGTCTTCCTGAAGAATGAGACCTCACTTGGGGTCAAGAACGGCATGATCGGCCATGTCGTTGAGGCTGAGCCGAACCGCATCGTTGCGGTGGTCGGGGATCGGGATCATCGGCGGCATGTTGTGGTCGAACAACGCTTCTACAGCAATCTCGATCACGGCTATGCGACGACCATCCACAAGTCTCAGGGCGCCACTGTCGACAGGGTCAAGGTGCTGGCCTCTCTCTCGCTCGATCGGCATCTGACCTATGTCGCGATGACCCGCCATCGCGAGGATCTTCAGCTCTATTACGGGCGCCGTTCCTTCGCCTTCAACGGTGGCCTAGCCAAGGTTCTTTCCCGAAAGAACGCCAAGGAGACGACGCTCGATTACGAGCGCGGCAAACTCTACCGCGAGGCCCTCCGCTTTGCCGAAAACCGTGGCCTGCACATCATGCAGGTGGCTCGAACAATGCTGCGCGACCGGCTCGACTGGACGCTGCGCCAAAAAACAAAGGTTTCCGATCTCGTTCATAGGCTTCGTGCGCTCGGTGAGCGCCTCGGCCTCGACCAATCCCCAAAAACCCAAACGATGAAGGAGGCCGCGCCCATGGTCGCAGGCATCAAGACATTCTCCGGCTCTGTTGCCGATACGGTCGGTGACAAGCTCGGCGCCGATCCCACGCTGAAGCAGCAATGGGAGGAGGTGTCGGTGCGCTTCCGCTACGTCTTCGCCGATCCCGAAACCGCCTTCCGCGCCATCAACTTCGATACGGTTCTGGCAGATAAGGAGGCAGCGAAAGCGGTCTTGCAGAAGCTTGAGGCGGAGCCGGCATCGATCGGGGCGCTGAAGGGCAAGACCGGTATTCTGGCCAGCAAGACGGAGCGCGAGGCGCGCCGCGTCGCAGAGGTCAATGTTCCCGCCCTGAAGCGCGATCTGGAGCAATATCTGCGGATGCGCGAGACCGCGACGCTGCGGATAGTGACCGAAGAACAAGCCCTGCGCCAGCGCGTCTCGGTCGACATCCCGGCGCTCTCGCCGGCCGCACGCGTGGTGCTTGAGCGCGTGCGCGACGCGATCGACCGGAACGATCTGCCGGCGGCCCTTGGATATGCGCTCAGCAATCGCGAGACCAAGCTCGAAATCGACGGGTTCAACCAGGCTGTTACCGAACGCTTCGGCGAGCGGACCCTGCTGAGCAACGTGGCGCGTGAGCCGTCCGGAAAGCTGTACGAAAAGCTTGCCGAGGGGATGAAGCCCGAGCAGAAAGAGCAGTTGAAGCAAGCCTGGCCGATCATGCGCACGGCCCAGCAGCTCGCCGCCCACGAACGCACCGTGCAGTCGCTGAAACAGGCCGAGGAATTGCGGCAGACGTTGCGCCAGGCACCGGTGCTGAAACAATGA
- a CDS encoding WGR domain-containing protein: protein MEDTEICPVHLHRVDAAQNMRRFYMLAIQPTLFGGASVIRNWGRIGSGGQTMMQTFDHPDDANTALSRLERTKRRRGYGDAGSTE, encoded by the coding sequence ATGGAAGACACGGAGATATGCCCGGTTCATCTTCACCGCGTTGATGCGGCGCAGAACATGCGGCGCTTCTACATGCTGGCGATCCAGCCGACACTGTTCGGCGGGGCTTCGGTCATCCGCAACTGGGGCCGGATCGGATCGGGCGGCCAGACGATGATGCAGACCTTCGATCATCCGGACGATGCGAATACAGCACTCTCCCGTCTCGAACGAACGAAGAGACGACGTGGCTATGGGGACGCGGGCAGCACCGAATAG
- the traG gene encoding Ti-type conjugative transfer system protein TraG, whose product MTVNRLLLLILPAIIMLAAMFATSGMEQRLAAFGTSPQAKLMLGRAGLALPYIVAAAIGVIALFAANGSVNVKAAGLSVLTGNGMVIIIAIARETIRLNGIAGSVPAGQSVLAYTDPVTMIGAGIAFISGMFALRVGIKGNAAFETVAPKRIGGKRAVHGEADWMKIQEAAKLFPEPGGIVIGERYRVDRDSVAAMPFRADDRQSWGAGGKSPLLCFDGSFGSSHGIVFAGSGGFKTTSVTIPTALKWGGGLVVLDPSNEVAPMVSEHRRQAGRKVIVLDPTAGGVGFNALDWIGRHGNTKEEDIVAVATWIMTDNPRTASARDDFFRASAMQLLTALIADVCLSGHTEAEDQTLRRVRANLSEPEPKLRARLTKIYEGSESDFVKENVSVFVNMTPETFSGVYANAVKETHWLSYPNYAGLVSGVSFSTDDLADGGTDIFIALDLKVLEAHPGFARVVIGSLLNAIYNRNGNVKGRTLFLLDEVARLGYLRILETARDAGRKYGITLTMIFQSLGQMREAYGGRDATSKWFESASWISFSAINDPDTADYISKRCGDTTVEVDQTNRSTGMKGSSRSRSKQLSRRPLILPHEVLRMRADEQIVFTSGNPPLRCGRAIWFRREDMKACVGGNRFHRTGTDTHTEHAQPRQKERKRP is encoded by the coding sequence ATGACGGTGAATAGGCTTTTGCTGTTGATCCTGCCGGCAATCATAATGCTCGCGGCGATGTTCGCGACATCCGGGATGGAGCAGCGACTGGCGGCATTCGGAACGTCCCCGCAGGCGAAGCTGATGCTGGGACGCGCCGGGCTCGCCCTGCCCTATATTGTTGCCGCCGCGATAGGCGTGATCGCGCTGTTCGCAGCGAACGGATCGGTCAACGTCAAGGCCGCCGGTCTGAGCGTGCTTACCGGAAACGGTATGGTCATCATCATCGCGATCGCGCGCGAGACAATCCGCCTGAACGGCATCGCCGGCAGCGTGCCGGCCGGACAATCGGTTCTGGCCTATACCGATCCGGTGACGATGATCGGCGCAGGCATTGCCTTCATCAGCGGAATGTTCGCGCTGCGTGTCGGGATCAAGGGCAATGCCGCGTTCGAAACAGTGGCGCCCAAACGGATCGGTGGCAAGCGCGCCGTACACGGCGAAGCGGACTGGATGAAGATCCAGGAGGCGGCAAAACTGTTTCCCGAACCGGGCGGCATCGTCATCGGCGAGCGCTATCGGGTTGATCGCGACAGTGTTGCCGCCATGCCGTTTCGCGCTGACGATCGACAAAGCTGGGGCGCTGGCGGCAAGTCGCCGCTGCTCTGCTTCGACGGTTCCTTCGGATCATCGCACGGCATCGTCTTCGCCGGCTCCGGCGGTTTCAAGACGACATCGGTAACGATCCCGACCGCGCTCAAATGGGGCGGTGGGCTTGTCGTTCTAGACCCGTCAAACGAGGTTGCGCCGATGGTCTCGGAGCATCGGCGTCAGGCCGGCCGAAAGGTGATCGTGCTCGATCCGACAGCCGGCGGTGTCGGCTTCAACGCCCTCGACTGGATCGGCCGTCATGGCAATACGAAGGAAGAGGATATCGTCGCCGTCGCCACATGGATCATGACCGACAATCCGAGGACGGCATCCGCCCGCGACGACTTCTTCAGGGCGTCGGCCATGCAGCTCCTGACGGCTCTGATCGCCGACGTCTGCCTGTCAGGGCACACGGAAGCGGAAGACCAGACGCTGCGCCGTGTCCGCGCCAACCTCTCCGAACCGGAACCCAAGCTGCGCGCGCGTCTGACGAAGATCTACGAAGGTTCGGAATCCGACTTCGTGAAGGAGAATGTGTCGGTCTTCGTCAACATGACGCCGGAGACATTTTCCGGGGTCTACGCCAATGCGGTGAAGGAAACCCACTGGCTCTCCTATCCGAACTATGCAGGTCTCGTGTCGGGCGTGAGTTTCTCGACGGACGATCTCGCCGACGGCGGAACGGACATCTTCATCGCCCTCGACCTGAAGGTGCTGGAAGCCCATCCCGGCTTCGCGCGTGTCGTGATCGGCTCGCTGCTTAACGCGATCTATAACCGCAACGGCAACGTAAAGGGTCGCACCCTCTTCCTGCTCGACGAGGTGGCACGTCTCGGCTACCTGCGCATCCTCGAAACCGCCCGCGACGCAGGCCGCAAATACGGCATCACGCTGACGATGATCTTCCAGTCGCTCGGCCAGATGCGCGAGGCCTATGGCGGGCGTGATGCGACCAGCAAATGGTTCGAATCCGCATCGTGGATTTCGTTTTCGGCGATCAACGATCCCGATACCGCTGACTATATCTCGAAGCGCTGTGGCGACACCACCGTCGAGGTCGACCAGACCAACCGTTCGACCGGAATGAAGGGATCGTCGCGATCGCGATCGAAGCAGCTCAGCCGCCGTCCATTGATCCTGCCGCATGAAGTTCTGCGCATGCGGGCCGACGAGCAGATCGTCTTCACCTCGGGCAATCCGCCGCTCCGGTGCGGCCGCGCGATCTGGTTTCGGCGCGAGGATATGAAAGCCTGTGTCGGCGGGAACAGGTTCCATCGAACCGGAACCGATACGCACACCGAACATGCGCAACCACGGCAGAAGGAAAGGAAGCGCCCATGA
- a CDS encoding DUF736 domain-containing protein: MAVIGEFTTNGNNSIIGNVRTLTVSMKARLNPIERVSRDAPDFRITAGNGVEVGAGWNKVSNDGEPFISVKLDDPSFNAPITAALWPGEKEGEYALIWNRPKREA, encoded by the coding sequence ATGGCAGTCATCGGCGAATTCACCACCAACGGCAATAACTCCATCATCGGCAACGTGCGCACGCTCACAGTCAGCATGAAGGCCCGCCTGAACCCCATCGAGCGCGTCTCGCGCGACGCTCCGGACTTCCGCATCACCGCCGGCAACGGCGTCGAGGTCGGCGCGGGTTGGAACAAGGTCTCCAACGACGGCGAGCCCTTCATCTCCGTCAAGCTCGACGACCCGAGCTTCAATGCCCCGATCACCGCAGCCCTTTGGCCGGGCGAGAAGGAAGGCGAATACGCCCTCATCTGGAATCGCCCAAAGCGGGAGGCCTGA
- a CDS encoding TraH family protein, translated as MVDVALIQQCADPGLKPAVVEQFIERAGSQNPLAVTVRSGNRVVLVPKPATADEAMNLIGQHVGRNVVRVGVTQYPAGLGVVEAGQLKSDLVDVCANLRMGTALFAKVYRIVTKWYGNPTDKDVLPQVFDDAIIAWQTGYFEGTAVFRAEDPGDVKVAQPEPVRRDGADTQAGLPENEAKPEAPAEAAASDPNTAGIRIDLSGIGAKR; from the coding sequence ATGGTCGACGTCGCCCTCATTCAGCAATGCGCCGATCCGGGCCTGAAGCCCGCCGTCGTCGAACAGTTCATCGAGCGGGCAGGGTCGCAGAATCCGCTGGCTGTTACGGTCCGCTCGGGCAACCGTGTCGTGCTCGTCCCGAAGCCCGCGACGGCGGACGAGGCAATGAACCTCATCGGCCAGCATGTCGGCCGAAACGTCGTGCGCGTCGGTGTCACGCAATATCCGGCCGGGCTCGGTGTCGTGGAAGCCGGCCAGCTAAAATCCGACCTTGTCGATGTCTGCGCCAATCTTCGGATGGGAACCGCTCTGTTCGCGAAGGTCTATCGCATCGTCACCAAATGGTACGGCAATCCGACCGACAAGGACGTGCTGCCGCAGGTGTTCGACGATGCGATCATTGCCTGGCAGACCGGGTACTTCGAGGGGACAGCCGTGTTCCGGGCGGAAGATCCGGGTGATGTAAAGGTCGCCCAGCCGGAGCCGGTCCGGCGGGATGGCGCCGACACACAAGCTGGCCTTCCGGAAAATGAAGCCAAACCCGAAGCGCCAGCCGAGGCTGCTGCATCCGATCCGAACACAGCAGGGATCAGAATCGACCTTTCCGGCATTGGCGCAAAACGTTAA
- the traC gene encoding conjugal transfer protein TraC, producing the protein MKKPSSKIREEIARLQDQLKQAETREAERIGRIALKAGLGEIEIEEAELQAAFEEVAKRFRGGKGSATGKRQAGDSRTGREPSATLAPRADEGGPGEA; encoded by the coding sequence ATGAAGAAGCCGTCATCGAAGATCAGGGAAGAAATCGCCAGATTGCAGGACCAGCTGAAACAGGCCGAGACACGCGAGGCCGAGCGCATCGGGCGGATCGCGCTAAAGGCTGGGCTTGGGGAAATCGAGATCGAGGAGGCCGAGCTTCAGGCAGCCTTCGAGGAAGTTGCCAAACGGTTTCGCGGAGGCAAGGGCTCGGCGACCGGAAAGAGACAAGCCGGAGACAGCCGGACCGGTAGAGAGCCGTCCGCGACGCTCGCGCCTCGCGCGGATGAAGGCGGGCCTGGCGAGGCTTGA
- a CDS encoding transcriptional repressor TraM, with protein MDLKVASVPDTCELRPVIGLTRGLATADVETLTVNAIQLHRQLVEKADQLFQALPDDNRTGKANGGVQHLEYIEAMIEMHAQMSAVNALVGVLGYIPKMAAN; from the coding sequence TTGGATTTGAAAGTTGCTTCAGTGCCGGACACATGTGAACTGCGCCCGGTGATCGGGCTGACGCGCGGCCTCGCCACGGCAGACGTCGAGACGCTGACGGTCAATGCCATCCAGCTGCACAGGCAGCTCGTCGAGAAGGCGGATCAACTGTTCCAGGCTTTGCCGGACGACAACAGGACAGGAAAAGCCAATGGCGGCGTTCAGCATCTCGAATACATCGAAGCAATGATCGAGATGCATGCACAGATGAGCGCGGTCAACGCGCTCGTGGGGGTTCTCGGGTACATTCCCAAGATGGCCGCGAACTGA
- the traD gene encoding type IV conjugative transfer system coupling protein TraD, whose product MAKSKTSDARKKDTREKIELGGLIVKAGLRYEKRALLLGLLIDGGRRLKGDEDERSRLTAIGVEAFGHDGE is encoded by the coding sequence ATGGCAAAGTCGAAGACGTCAGACGCACGCAAGAAGGACACCCGCGAAAAAATCGAACTCGGCGGGCTGATCGTGAAAGCCGGGCTGCGCTACGAGAAGCGGGCGCTACTGCTCGGGCTGTTGATCGACGGCGGGCGCCGGCTCAAAGGCGACGAAGACGAGCGGTCACGTTTGACCGCCATCGGCGTGGAGGCGTTTGGCCATGACGGTGAATAG
- the traR gene encoding autoinducer-binding transcriptional regulator TraR, translating into MQHWLDRLTDLAAIQGDESILTQGLADLTQHFGFTGYAYLHIQHKHTIAVTNYHREWRSTYFDKHFDKLDPVVKRAKSRKQVFAWSGEQDRARQSKEERAFYAHAADFGIRSGVTVPIKTANGSMSMFTLASEKPAIDLDREIDAVAAAAAVGQLHARISFLQTTPTVEDAAWLDPKEATYLRWIAVGMTMEEIADVEGIKYNSVRVKLREAMKRFDVRSKAHLTALAIRRKLI; encoded by the coding sequence ATGCAGCACTGGCTGGACAGGCTGACCGATCTTGCGGCCATACAAGGCGACGAAAGCATCCTAACGCAGGGCCTTGCCGACCTCACCCAACATTTCGGCTTCACCGGCTACGCCTATCTCCACATCCAGCACAAGCATACCATTGCAGTTACCAATTATCATCGCGAGTGGCGATCGACGTATTTCGACAAGCACTTCGATAAGCTCGATCCAGTCGTCAAACGCGCGAAATCCAGAAAGCAAGTTTTTGCGTGGTCCGGCGAACAGGATCGCGCGAGGCAATCGAAGGAAGAGCGTGCCTTCTATGCGCATGCTGCCGATTTCGGTATCCGCTCCGGGGTCACCGTTCCAATCAAGACCGCCAACGGCTCTATGTCGATGTTCACTTTAGCTTCCGAGAAGCCAGCGATCGATCTCGACCGTGAGATAGACGCGGTCGCAGCGGCTGCTGCCGTCGGACAACTCCATGCCCGCATCTCGTTCCTTCAAACAACTCCGACCGTGGAAGATGCGGCCTGGCTCGATCCTAAAGAGGCGACCTATCTCAGATGGATCGCTGTCGGAATGACGATGGAGGAAATCGCTGACGTGGAGGGCATCAAATACAATAGCGTCCGTGTTAAGCTCCGCGAGGCTATGAAGCGCTTCGACGTCCGGAGCAAGGCCCATCTTACCGCGCTCGCAATTCGTAGAAAGCTGATCTGA
- a CDS encoding conjugal transfer protein TraB produces MLIALSVASGWIGWSGNVLTIPVAMLFPALWAHSTSRTTAALVSAGYFLAASRGLPLGVANFYAADMWPGLLLWLGASLSFILVHAVAWAKQPNLNRAEGQPGERRLARWVADIPLAEKGLAMRYLVASLLMALPPFGIMGWAHPLTAAGVLFPGWGWWGLGATACLLVIMTGRRWQLAVAVLGGLYVWSATTWTPPKVPDRWTGVDLQHGENLGRDNSLDHHRDLIATVRAAAGPGTRFVVLPESALGFWTPTVAQLWQQGLRGSNLIVMAGAAVIDAGGYDNVIVAISAGEAQILYRERMPVPVSMWQPWRKWTAQGGGARAHFFANPVVDLAGTRIAPLICYEQFVLWPAPQSMLQSPDVIVAIGNGWWTAGTSIVAIQQASAVAWAKLFNRPLVTAFNT; encoded by the coding sequence TTGCTGATCGCCCTGTCCGTCGCCAGCGGTTGGATCGGCTGGAGCGGAAACGTGCTCACTATCCCGGTGGCGATGCTCTTTCCAGCACTCTGGGCACATTCAACATCCCGGACGACAGCGGCCCTTGTTTCGGCAGGATACTTCCTTGCCGCCTCGCGCGGCCTGCCGCTAGGCGTCGCGAACTTCTACGCAGCGGATATGTGGCCCGGCCTCCTGCTTTGGCTGGGGGCCTCGCTCTCCTTCATCTTGGTGCATGCGGTGGCCTGGGCAAAGCAACCGAACCTGAACCGGGCGGAAGGGCAACCGGGAGAGAGGCGCCTGGCAAGGTGGGTCGCGGATATCCCGCTTGCGGAAAAGGGGCTGGCCATGCGCTATCTTGTGGCTTCGCTGCTGATGGCGCTGCCGCCGTTCGGTATCATGGGGTGGGCGCATCCACTGACGGCGGCGGGCGTGCTGTTTCCGGGATGGGGATGGTGGGGCCTCGGCGCGACCGCGTGTCTGCTGGTCATCATGACCGGTCGAAGGTGGCAACTCGCGGTCGCAGTCCTGGGAGGACTTTACGTCTGGTCCGCCACAACCTGGACGCCCCCGAAAGTACCAGACAGATGGACAGGCGTCGATCTTCAGCATGGCGAAAACCTCGGTCGCGATAACTCCCTCGACCATCACCGTGATCTGATCGCAACGGTGCGTGCGGCGGCAGGACCGGGAACCCGTTTCGTGGTTCTTCCCGAAAGCGCACTCGGCTTCTGGACACCGACCGTCGCGCAGCTCTGGCAGCAGGGCTTGCGAGGCTCGAACCTCATCGTAATGGCTGGCGCAGCCGTCATCGATGCCGGTGGTTACGACAACGTCATCGTGGCGATCTCGGCCGGTGAGGCACAGATCCTCTATCGCGAGCGCATGCCGGTCCCGGTCTCCATGTGGCAGCCGTGGCGCAAGTGGACGGCGCAGGGCGGCGGCGCTCGAGCGCACTTCTTCGCGAACCCGGTCGTGGATCTCGCGGGCACGAGGATCGCGCCGCTGATCTGCTACGAGCAATTCGTCCTGTGGCCGGCGCCGCAATCGATGCTGCAGTCCCCCGACGTCATCGTGGCGATCGGCAACGGCTGGTGGACCGCGGGAACGTCGATCGTCGCCATCCAGCAGGCGAGCGCCGTCGCCTGGGCTAAACTCTTCAACCGTCCACTGGTGACGGCCTTCAACACTTGA
- a CDS encoding thermonuclease family protein: MMDRTVVLASARAEDALSAPFSICGEGRRMNCVVDGDTFWFKGEKIRIADIDTPELSPARCTAERVKGEAAKARILALLNAGPFSMSTGLRDEDRYGRKLRTVSRKGQSFGEIFVGEGLARRSWCDS; this comes from the coding sequence ATGATGGATCGGACGGTGGTGCTCGCGTCTGCTCGTGCAGAGGACGCGCTTTCAGCGCCGTTCTCGATCTGTGGTGAAGGCCGCCGCATGAACTGTGTCGTCGATGGCGACACCTTCTGGTTCAAGGGAGAGAAAATCCGGATCGCAGATATCGACACGCCCGAACTCAGCCCGGCCCGTTGCACGGCAGAACGCGTCAAGGGCGAGGCGGCCAAAGCACGTATTCTCGCTCTTCTGAACGCTGGCCCATTCTCGATGAGCACGGGATTGCGCGACGAAGACAGGTATGGTCGCAAGCTCAGGACTGTCAGCCGTAAAGGGCAATCGTTTGGCGAGATTTTCGTGGGAGAAGGCCTTGCGCGTCGAAGCTGGTGCGATAGCTGA
- a CDS encoding HU family DNA-binding protein — MTTTNEIADKIAAEQNLPKAQAKTIVESVFKQITEAALAGAETSIPSFGKFKLKDTPEREGRNPATGATIKIAASKKLTFTPGKAVKDALNG, encoded by the coding sequence ATGACCACGACCAACGAAATCGCCGACAAGATCGCAGCCGAACAGAACCTCCCCAAGGCGCAGGCCAAGACGATCGTCGAAAGCGTCTTTAAACAGATCACCGAAGCGGCGCTTGCTGGCGCTGAAACGTCGATACCATCGTTTGGAAAGTTTAAGCTGAAGGACACTCCGGAGCGCGAGGGACGCAATCCGGCGACCGGCGCGACGATCAAGATCGCGGCGTCGAAGAAGCTGACGTTTACACCCGGCAAGGCGGTCAAGGACGCGCTGAACGGCTGA